A part of Prolixibacteraceae bacterium genomic DNA contains:
- a CDS encoding T9SS type A sorting domain-containing protein, producing the protein MKKLYCLTIFMMVLSLMVNGQNRYLPFAKQLKSTDAVEQTILPEREVKELSDGTIEVTYYFKGAEVVDKEVLEDPYTFLHIKGFGQLGQVGAPALPMRNDHFALSKMDQASVELVDAKFMEYPNFMVHPALEPARDTQGAPEPEFEKDAAVYQKNAFFPSTNVSISMNQIMREVRIASVKICPVQFNPVTRTLRVYSKLVYRFHKGSKKTYTSLDQRAVDVLKADLINPDQLEHSASGGLKEVSADAKDYIIITHSSFDQAAKKLAAWKSSLGYKVDLVSQDTWTSAQVRTEIADRYREWNPKPKYYVIIGDVQFVPSMNFKALRGEDFVSDLYYSCMDGADDFTPDMARGRLSVASAAQANIVVDKIIKYEKDPVKDASFYQNGVNCAQFQDDERDGYATRRFCHTSEDIRNHVIDQGYDVQRIYYTDANVTPTHFNNGYFSNGEAIPQELLRANGFKWDGDVDDIVSSINSGKFYVFHRDHGYAGGYGWAHPEFLTSQMGRLHNGDKLPVVFSINCHTGEFSLKECFAEKFLRLKDAGAVAVFGASYYSLSGPNDGLSIGMVESIWPNPGILPSFGRGSAANNPPAQGFNNATTTLGDVLNLGLLRMNQTWAPSQNYLLYTYRLFHLFGDPSMRMWTQKPSILKATLPTDVSIGTSSININGVNKEDALVTLTVDGKLISKQRVSGGNATLRFSSIIEGRKAVVTVSKINCRPVYKSYTLQQTAPTTNFKMLETSPIMGNSAIIHFIADCEGEVTSYLWNFGSTTIQFMDDTDETSANPVVKYLEKGSYDVSLKATNDYGSNTHTISDAVQLVEGMPAASCTNTTKYLSREYEFGIYKVQIGSKYVLSESSYTEKGYKDHTDKGVFKITSKKVNIEVTVGTKYSENIAIFIDRDNNGIFSEAERVAIVGEVKGKQTLSFNVDNHFLGNQKLRMRVISDYYKNAITTACQDLSYGQSEDFIIEVSSNLPVVETIANPEVYDDNVVVGMRITASGGSSIIEQGVVVSESSAPTVDDTKFDAPKPYKMAARVILEGLESNTKYYARAYAINGSGINYGAEVTFTTKRQIKAAPKHHASKFIELEHGQTSATLSWGNSSYEIPDGYVIKWGTNSYSIASPINGQEDVTDTKLVTNDQMETTITGLTPNTNYYFKIYPFNNRGRDIRYYIGGSVPTTLVKTDDALTYGSLSGQGLSAIYKTVFNTIDNTSSRTVGYNDFLHLFTTVKANMTYKLEVGVNNIYVDEFWTYVWIDWDHDGSFETSERYTLGTVSGEKKIISKYIQVPYNATAGSCRMRIVYAWNNNTVKATGSLSYFNAEDYTININANDSYGINFRDNIQDNMDKSVTIEGIRIYPNPARTEVHIVLENAPEKRISADIIDMSGKTIHQVYLDRQDNLITLDLPSGIYFFKINMYGKETLHKLMIK; encoded by the coding sequence ATGAAAAAACTTTATTGTCTTACCATCTTTATGATGGTGTTAAGCCTAATGGTGAATGGTCAAAATCGTTATCTACCATTTGCAAAACAATTGAAATCAACAGATGCTGTTGAACAGACTATTTTACCTGAAAGAGAAGTAAAAGAGCTCTCAGATGGAACAATAGAAGTTACGTACTATTTCAAAGGTGCGGAGGTCGTTGACAAAGAGGTATTAGAAGACCCTTACACATTTCTACACATTAAAGGATTTGGTCAATTAGGGCAGGTTGGAGCGCCAGCTCTACCGATGCGTAACGATCATTTTGCTCTATCCAAAATGGATCAAGCTAGTGTTGAACTAGTAGATGCAAAATTTATGGAATACCCGAATTTTATGGTTCATCCTGCTTTAGAGCCTGCACGTGATACACAAGGTGCTCCAGAACCAGAATTCGAGAAAGATGCAGCAGTATATCAAAAGAATGCATTTTTTCCCTCTACAAATGTTTCAATCTCAATGAACCAAATAATGAGGGAAGTACGAATCGCTTCAGTAAAGATTTGTCCAGTACAGTTTAACCCTGTAACTAGAACGTTAAGAGTTTATTCGAAACTTGTTTATCGTTTTCATAAAGGATCTAAAAAAACTTATACTTCTCTAGATCAAAGGGCAGTTGATGTACTAAAAGCAGATTTAATAAATCCAGATCAATTAGAGCACAGTGCTAGTGGAGGATTAAAAGAGGTATCAGCAGATGCAAAGGATTACATCATTATCACTCATAGTAGTTTTGACCAAGCAGCAAAAAAATTAGCGGCATGGAAGTCTAGCTTAGGATATAAGGTGGATCTAGTATCTCAGGACACATGGACATCTGCACAAGTCAGAACAGAGATTGCAGATCGTTATCGAGAGTGGAATCCAAAGCCTAAGTATTACGTGATTATTGGGGATGTACAATTTGTTCCATCGATGAATTTCAAAGCCCTTCGTGGAGAAGATTTTGTCAGTGACCTTTACTATTCCTGTATGGATGGTGCAGATGACTTTACGCCAGATATGGCAAGAGGACGTTTATCTGTAGCGAGTGCAGCTCAAGCAAATATTGTAGTGGACAAGATTATTAAATATGAGAAAGATCCAGTAAAAGATGCAAGCTTTTATCAAAATGGGGTTAATTGTGCTCAATTTCAAGATGATGAAAGAGATGGCTATGCTACTAGACGCTTCTGTCATACTAGTGAGGATATTAGGAATCATGTGATTGATCAAGGCTATGATGTTCAACGTATCTATTATACTGATGCAAATGTCACTCCAACTCATTTTAATAATGGTTATTTTTCGAATGGAGAAGCAATCCCACAAGAACTTCTACGAGCAAATGGTTTTAAATGGGATGGCGACGTGGATGATATTGTAAGCTCTATTAACAGTGGTAAATTCTATGTATTCCATAGAGATCATGGATATGCAGGTGGCTATGGATGGGCTCACCCTGAATTTTTAACAAGTCAGATGGGACGTCTTCATAATGGAGATAAACTTCCTGTAGTATTCTCAATAAATTGCCACACAGGTGAATTCTCATTAAAAGAATGTTTTGCTGAGAAATTCTTGAGACTTAAAGATGCTGGAGCTGTTGCTGTTTTTGGAGCATCATACTATTCCCTTTCTGGACCAAACGATGGCTTGTCTATCGGAATGGTTGAATCAATTTGGCCTAATCCAGGTATCTTACCATCATTTGGTAGAGGTAGTGCAGCGAACAATCCACCTGCACAAGGTTTTAATAACGCAACAACCACGCTAGGGGATGTTCTTAATTTAGGACTTTTAAGAATGAACCAGACGTGGGCACCGAGTCAGAATTATTTACTATACACATATCGATTATTCCATCTTTTCGGAGATCCTTCAATGAGAATGTGGACACAAAAACCTTCGATTCTCAAAGCGACATTACCAACTGATGTCTCTATCGGGACAAGTAGTATCAATATCAATGGGGTAAATAAAGAAGACGCATTAGTTACTCTTACAGTGGATGGTAAACTAATCAGTAAGCAAAGAGTTAGTGGTGGTAATGCAACACTGCGCTTTAGTTCAATAATTGAAGGGAGAAAAGCAGTAGTTACAGTTAGTAAGATAAATTGTCGTCCTGTTTATAAGAGTTATACTCTTCAACAAACAGCTCCTACAACCAACTTCAAAATGCTAGAAACGAGCCCAATCATGGGTAATAGTGCTATTATTCATTTTATTGCTGATTGTGAAGGAGAGGTAACAAGTTATCTTTGGAACTTTGGAAGTACAACTATTCAATTTATGGATGATACAGACGAGACTTCTGCAAACCCAGTGGTCAAATATCTTGAAAAAGGAAGTTATGATGTATCCTTAAAAGCAACAAATGATTATGGAAGTAATACGCATACTATATCTGATGCTGTTCAATTAGTTGAAGGTATGCCTGCAGCGTCTTGTACCAATACAACGAAGTACCTTTCAAGAGAGTATGAGTTTGGTATCTATAAAGTTCAAATTGGATCTAAATATGTACTTTCTGAAAGTAGCTATACTGAAAAAGGGTATAAAGACCATACAGATAAAGGTGTATTTAAGATTACATCCAAAAAGGTTAATATAGAGGTTACTGTTGGTACTAAATATAGTGAAAACATTGCTATTTTTATAGATAGGGATAATAACGGAATATTTAGTGAAGCTGAACGTGTAGCTATAGTAGGAGAAGTTAAGGGAAAACAGACATTGTCTTTTAATGTTGATAATCATTTCTTAGGCAATCAGAAGCTACGAATGCGTGTTATTTCCGACTATTATAAGAATGCGATCACAACTGCATGTCAAGACCTTAGCTATGGTCAGTCGGAGGATTTCATTATTGAAGTAAGTTCCAATCTACCTGTAGTCGAAACAATTGCCAATCCAGAAGTTTATGATGACAATGTGGTTGTAGGCATGAGAATTACAGCCTCTGGAGGTTCAAGTATTATTGAACAAGGTGTTGTTGTTTCAGAAAGCTCAGCACCAACTGTAGATGACACGAAGTTTGATGCGCCTAAACCATATAAGATGGCAGCTCGAGTAATATTGGAAGGACTAGAATCAAATACTAAATATTATGCAAGAGCATATGCTATTAATGGTTCTGGGATTAATTATGGTGCAGAAGTTACCTTCACAACGAAGAGACAGATAAAAGCAGCACCTAAACACCATGCAAGTAAATTCATTGAATTGGAACATGGTCAAACTTCAGCAACGTTATCTTGGGGTAATAGCTCTTATGAGATACCCGATGGTTATGTGATTAAGTGGGGAACTAATAGTTATTCTATTGCATCTCCTATAAATGGACAAGAGGATGTTACAGATACTAAATTAGTGACTAATGATCAAATGGAAACGACAATAACAGGTTTAACACCTAATACGAATTACTATTTTAAAATCTATCCATTCAATAATAGAGGTAGAGATATTCGTTATTATATTGGAGGTTCTGTTCCAACAACTTTAGTGAAGACAGATGATGCTCTTACTTACGGATCTCTATCAGGACAAGGGTTGAGTGCAATATACAAAACAGTATTTAACACCATCGATAATACAAGTAGTCGCACAGTAGGATACAATGATTTCTTACACCTATTCACGACTGTAAAAGCTAACATGACATATAAACTAGAAGTTGGCGTAAACAATATCTATGTGGACGAATTCTGGACTTATGTATGGATTGATTGGGATCATGATGGTTCTTTTGAAACAAGCGAAAGGTATACCTTAGGAACCGTTTCAGGTGAGAAAAAGATAATATCTAAGTATATTCAAGTTCCTTACAATGCTACTGCTGGTAGCTGTAGAATGAGAATAGTTTATGCATGGAATAATAATACAGTAAAAGCGACAGGTTCATTAAGTTACTTTAATGCTGAAGATTATACCATTAATATAAACGCTAATGATTCTTATGGAATTAACTTCAGAGATAACATCCAAGATAATATGGATAAATCCGTGACAATTGAAGGAATTCGTATCTATCCAAATCCTGCGAGAACAGAAGTTCACATTGTATTAGAGAATGCTCCTGAAAAACGTATTTCAGCAGATAT